tgctgaagaattgatgcttttgaactatggtgttggagaaggctctggagagccccttggactgcaaggagatccaaccagtccatcctaaaggagatcagtcctgaatattcactggaaggactgatactgaagctgaaactccaatactctggccacctgatgagaagaactgactcactggaaaagaccctgatgctgaaaaagactgaacgcaggagaaggggatgacagaggatgagatggttggatggcatcaccgacttgatggacaagagtttgagcaagctccgggagttggtgaaggacagaaaagcctggcatgctggagtccatggggtcacaaagggtcggacaagactgagcgactgaactgaactgaggcccagagggctAATGGACTTGTCCAAAGACACCTGGGTAACTGGAGACAGAGCCAGGGTGAGAACAGGGGCACTCCCAATCACACAGAAAACAACTACATATTGGGACAAGCTGGAAAAGAGCACTTTAGGAATCTGGAGAAAAGATGGTAATTTTGAGCCAGAAAGCAGTGGTAAGGCAAGTTTTTAAGGTAAAAGATGGTATGGGTTCACAGTGAAGAGCATTTAGACCTCAGCAAAGCAACAAACTGAAGCCGCAGGCAGGTGGGTGGGGCCAGCATGGGGTGCGGCTAGTCTGTCACTGCCTGCAAAGGCAGAACGCAGCAGGAAGTGTGCTCCCTGTCCCTCCTGACCTGCTCTGCTCACACATCCTGGTCTGTGGCTAAGGGCTGATCCCCTGAGAGATGCAGACCTTGGCCTGAAGCTGGGAGGTCCTTGAGAAAACCTGCAAAAAATCTCTAtccctgaaaacaaaacaacagcaaaaattttGTAAATACTACTTGATTCAATAGCTTAGGCCACTAAGAGACAGGCCAGATCTCCTGAACAGGAGTCTGAAGGCTTGTTAGTGTTTGTgaagaaaaatactttatttttttttaagtccgaAAGGATGTAAGTTGTTACTATTGTTTCCGTTGAGGGAGACAAATAAGCatgtcaaaaagaaaagaaacaagtcCAGCTGTGAACTTTCATTACAATACAACTCCTTATAAGGGGGCATAAAAAAGACATGGAAGAGCCACTTAAAGTGAAAAGAactactttcaaactgtgggagTCTGACAACAGTCGTTCAGCAGCAGCTCAGTCCAGACGGACAGAAAGACCTTGCTGGAGAGGCTACTAGCCCACAGCCCCGTGCACCCCTGGGTTACTGCAGACCCTCTGTGGTTCACTGGGAGTGAAAGGCAGAGTGGCCAAGGTGAACAGTTAACAAAAGAAGAACCAATAAGGCAGATACATGAACCTCCAAACACACAGGCATGATACCCAAGTCTCATGTCCAGCAGAGCACATGCTCCACATTTCAACAAAAGTCAATCTGAAGATGCAAAGTCTTGTATTTATGGCACTCTTCTTGCCAGTCTAATCACTGTGAAGCTTCATAAATGATTCTTGGGTTCCAGCCTTGTTCTACTAAACCAGAATTTCTTGTGCTAAGACCCAAGAAAgtgttcttttcaaaattttccagggCAAAgaagaaggctgaagaattgatgctttcagactgtggtgttagagacgactcctgagagtcccctggcctgcaaggagatccaaccagtcaatcctaaaaaaatcaaccctgaatattcattggaaggactgctactgaagctgaagctccaatactttggccacctgatgggaaaagctgattcactggaaacgaccctggtgctgggaaagatagaaggcaggaggagaaggggatgacagaggatgagatggatggatggcatcaccgacttgatggacacgactttgagcaagctctgggagatgatgaaggacagggaagccaggcgtgctacagtccatggggttgcaaagagtcagacacgactgagcaactgaacaacaagagaaaAGAATAGCCTTTCCAAGAAATGATGCTGGGACAAGGACatccacatacaaaagaataaagGTGGATCCCTACCTCATACCTTATAAAAACGaaatcaaaatagattaaagtcCTAAACATAAAAGCTAAAGCTATGAGAAGAAAATACGAGGTAAATATCTGTGGCCTTGGATTAGACTACAGATTTTTACATATGACACTAAAAGCAcaaaccatgaaataaaaaaatagataagaTGGACTTCCTCAAGATAGAAAACTTTTCTGCTTTaaagaacactttaaaaaaacgaaagacaatccacagaattagagaaaatatttgaaatatatagctGATAAAGGGTTCATACCCAGAATATACAAGGAAATCTTGCAAATGAACAATAAAAAGATGAACTGAttttaaaagtgggcaaaagatctgaatagatatttctgtAAAAGAGATATACAATTGGTtatacaggaaaagatgctcaacatcattagttactagagaaatgcaaatcaaatccacaatgaaACAGAACTTTACATTCAATGGTTACAATAAAAGACAGATAAAAACAAGTGTTGGAAAGAATGTGGGATAAATGAAATTCTCATATACTGCTGATGGAAGTCTAAAATGTTGCAGCTATTATGTAAAACAGTCTGGTAGTTCctcaaaagttaaacataaagttatcccatgacccagcaatcccactccaagTATAcgcaagagaattgaaaacaaatGTCCACCCAAAAGCTTGCATTCTGAATGTTCAGAGCAGAATTATTATTCATATACCCCCAAAGTAAAATAACCATCAATGGACCAGATTAAAAACCTGGTAtacccagggaattccctggtggtctggtggctgggactctgcattTTCATTACAGGGGCAAGGGtctgatccccagtcagggaactgagatcttaCAAGTTGTGCAGcccaaaaataagaattaaaaacacCAGCACCCCCCTCTAAACTGGTATCTCCGTATGATGGAGTAAAGGAATGAAGGAGTGACACAtggtacaacatggatgaagcctGAAAACctcatgttaagtgaaagaagccacatattgtatgatttcctGCAGAGAAAAGTCTAGAACAGGTAAAtccataaaaacagaaagtagacCTGTGGGCCCCAAGGGCGAGAGAACAGGAGGGGAGGGACTGCTCATGGGTGCGGGGGTGGAAATGTTCTGGAATCGGAGGGTGGTGAGGTGTGAACACACTGCCACCACCGCCTGCCCCAGTATTCTGTACCTGGCCTGGAGGCGTCCGATTCCTTTCTTTGTTGTCCCCTGGGGAAAGCCATTGGCGGTGACATCCAGGGGCTGCTCAGGCACTGCACTCCAGCTGATGGCTAGGAAAAGGTAAGATTCTGGGGTTAAAGGTGTTCAGTTTTCCGTAAATGTCAGAGGTATTTTAGTAAGAATATTTCCCTACCGCTGCAGACCCATGACAGTTGGATATGATGTCAGAGACAGTGGCTATCACTCTGACGCCTGCCCTCCGGAGTACATGAGTATAAAGTAGCTCATGAttcttcatcatcatcaccatcagggCTGACAGTCTTTAAAACACTTACTATATGCTGTACACGCAGCAGATGCGTGAAAAAAAtctctcatttattcctcataacAACCCTGACAAATAAGTGACAAATTCTTAtctgaagatgaagaaactgaggctaagagAGAACAagttgcccagggtcacacagcatgaTCCTGACCCACTGTGGGTGTCTCCTGAGCCCATGTTATTGACAACTTGTGTGGGAAAGTGCTACCCCAGGCTGGGAGGATGGAGAGTCTCCGAGGCCTCTCTACAGCCTGGGGACAGTGCAAGTGGAACCTGCACCCCTCACCTGCCCCACAAGGAACAAGTCGGCCTGGGCTGTCAGCCTTTCTCGTCTGCACTGCACAGCGGCTCTGTCCAAACAGTAAATCTGACTGCTGTATTTTTACTTCTTGAACTCCAAAGCCTTCTGGTAGAGCTGAGACGTTCTGACACCTAAATGTGAgggaaaatgcatgaaatttggctCACTCCTCGACAGAGAGAATATCTAGGGCTGAGCACCACATCACCACCCACGTCTCAGCAAGGGGCCAAAGCTTTAGAAGATGTGTgcgtctgtttatttatttatggggATGGTATAGGAGGTACTGACAGAACAGAACCTAGATCCTCCAAGCCTTATGAGTGAGGGAAAACCACTTCCGTCACCCTGAAGTGAAGCTATGATCTTACCACCGTCCCTCAGGGGCTTCAGCAGCGCCAAACTCTATTCCTTGTAATGGGTTTGATAGATTTGAAGACGTTAAGCAAAAATATTAACATGTTGGCAGTAGCTTCCTAAGAAGTCATTCAAATATACCAGAAACCGTAATTATTCTGTAatataaaacttcattttttctattttacacaAAGTAGATGCCAGCATGAAGTGGGTCTAGAACTGAGTAGACAGCAACTTATAGTCTCAGAATcaagaaaacatggaaaacagagaaaatgccTTGGGCACCGTGCCTAGGattgccttttttcccccttagcaTCTTTATTGGTACAAGTTTATATACCATAAAACTCACCCATTTCAAGTTATAATTCAGTGCTTTTAGTCACAGAGTTGTGCAGCAAGCACCAAAATCTAACATTTCCATCAGCCCGAGAGAAATCCGTCACTCCCTAACAGCAGTAACTCCCtgtctcctccagcccctggcacccaTGAATGTACCTTCTCTGGATTTGCCTACTTCAGACATTTCAGTCCATGAAATCATACGTGTGGCTTCTTCCACTTGGCAGaaggttttcaaggttcatccctgCTATGACATGTATCAGACTCCATCCCTTTTTGAGGCTGACTAACATTCCACTATAGGGAGCTACCATCTTTGATTGATCTGTTTGAGCagctgatggatatttgggtcgTTTCACTTTTAGGTATTATGACTAACGTTGCTCTGAACACTCATGCACAGCCTTTATGCAGATGCATGTCCTCATTCCTTTTGGGTATGTACCTGGGAGTGGAATTAGTGGGTCATATCCTGGCACTGCTCCCAAGGGCTGGCTTTAGGAGAGTGCATTTGACAAGAGCGCCCAGGTTTCCCCAGGCCCTGGCCATATTCTGCCCTCGGTACTACAGCAGGAATCAGGCGTGGCCGCCCTTCTTTAGGGAGATCGCACTTGGGTGCTCAtccttcatcttttttctttttaaaaattaacactaCTGTTTGAGTGTTCTTAAACATAACAATAGCAAACTGTGtgcactgcaaaaaaaaaaaagagagtaatcataaagaaggaaaaaaaacacccaTAAAACCACAACTCAGAGGTAATCATATTAATACCTTTCTTGGTATATatctttctataattttttttcctatggacaAAATATACTTTAAGACTGAAATGAACTCATCTTACCTTCTAAATTGCTCTTTAAACATTATGAGCATTTTTCCATGTTTAATTCTCATCAGTATTAGTTGTAAAAAACAATCACAATCTTCTATAGCTGGCCACTtctgtggtttctttttcttttcttaattagtGTACACAAAATGAACGTTTGAGCATTTCTTAGTCACTCCCTTAGGACAAACCCTAACTTTTTCTACGTCTGCACCCGCGTTCAAGGCCCCATGGACATAGCCCTAGACCGTTTCTTGGCAAGACGGCCCCCCTGCCCTCTCACCTCCCGATCAGTGCTCTCTGCATGGCCTCCTGGCTGTAGGGGCACTTTCCAATGACCACAGCTGACAGGTAGATGGGTTCTTCTAGGAAGTGCATCAGCAGTGCCCCCTGGCATCCGAGGATGTTCCACCGTGCCAGCTTGTCGCTGCAGGACATGGAACAAGTCCTGTCCCCCCGGCCTGGCTTCACTCGGAGCAGCCCCACCTGGTGATAcgcagcaccaggcttccctgagtcTCCAGCTTCTCCAGGCACACACTTGGCTCCAGTTCTATAAACATCCACCACTTGGGCACCACTAGGGGTCATTCCAGTGACACTGGCCAGTTCCTCTGCCGTGAGATTAGAGCCACTGACACTTGGTGGATTTGGGCCCTTTTCCTGACTGCCAAAACTCTGACAGTGAGCTGTACCACCAGGAGTCCTGGGCTCCAGCCTCATTTTTTTAGTCACAGGACTTTCTGGGTCTTCACATTTCCTTTTATCTTCAGGAGCTTCTAGGTTATCACTAGTTTCTACTGATGGGTTACTGGCCCAATCTCTACTGACAGGACAGCAAGGCTGATCTTCAAACTCAAGCATTGGAATGATGGAGGCATCCCCACCTGCAGGAGAAGAAATCCTTTAAACCAGTTGTTCCCAAAGTGAGGTCCCCAGACCAGCTGCATGAGCATCCCTTGTGAACCTGTTAGAAATGCCAAATCTTGGGACCCATGGTAGACCTGTTGAATCAGAAACTCTTGAGGTGGTACCTAGCAGTCTGTTTTAATAAGCTCTCCAATGTGATTCTGATACAACCTCAAGTTTGAGAACgactgctctgctgctgctgctgctaagtcgcttcagtcgtgtccgactctgtgcgaccccatagatggcagcccaccaggctcgcccgtccctgggattctccaggcaaggacactggagtgggttgccatttccttctccaatgcatgaaagtgaaaagtgaaagtgaagctgctcagttgtgtccgactcttcgagaccccatggacagcagcctaccaggctcctccgcccatgggactttccaggcaagagtactggagtggggtgccactgccttctccgaacaacTGCTCTAAATGAAGCTTAATACTCTTCTCCCAGCTGACCTGAGATGGATTAAGAACACTTGGCCAAATTTCCCTAATAACATTTCTCTGGGGTTCTCACCTAGACCCAGTGAGCTAGAATCTCTCAGTGgaaggagtttttaaaaaattgaaccaTTTAACAAAGATCCCAGGACGTTTTGGAAACACTAGATTAGACCAAGCTTTCTCAACCTCCACATggacatttggggccagataattctttgccaTGGGGGCTTATTCTATATATTACAGGATGTTAACAGTCTCTCTGGTTTCTACCTCCTAAATACTGATAGCACCCCTGAGTCTGACCACCAAAATGTCTACAGATGCTGCCAAGTGTCCCTTGGGGATCAAAATTGTCCTGAGTTGGGAACCCCTGGTTTAGAACGAGCACAGTTTCCCAAGTGCATTTTGTGGAGTGTTATCCCCAACATGCCTTGGAAAATAAAAGTGGAGGGTTGATTTCATGGTTAAATAAGTTCGGCAAATAATGCTTATAATTTTCCCATCTTGCGTATCCTCTCAGTAAAGACTTGCATAACTGGTATTTCCCTGTGCTGGTTTAGAGATTTCTGACTTACTCTGTGTTTACACTGAACCAAAGAAAACCAGAGGTCAGTAAAAAGCATAGCTTTCCCAAGAGAAGGGAGATTCTTCAAACACTAACCTAATGTGTACTGCTTTTCTAAAGTGTGTAAATAATACATCTGTGGTCTATATAACCTAAGAGtgggagaggcaagagatgcagAAATGGGAGTGTTGCCAGAGAGGCTGGCTGGCAGGCTTCCAGAGACCTCACAAGGTGACAGTGACTTCGAAGAATTCCCCAGGGCCCACCTCCCACTCTGAAGGCTCAGAGATTTGATCCTGACCGATGTCTGAACTCGGGAGTCTGACTCATGCTAACACAACTCAAATGCACAAGTCTGAAGTAGCCAACCCAGGCACCAACTTAACAGTTAGTAATGAGGAATAAATGCCAAGTGAGCCAGACCATTACATTCTCTACTATTCTCTCTTCCCCCAGTGGGGACATCCCACTGTAAAAGACGGCCCATGACCCAGACAGTTACATCAGCAATTTCAGATTTTGATTTCACAGACCCAAAATCCCCAAAGACTTTAAGATCAATAGAGTGTTGTCAATTTTATATTCCAGCAAGTAAGATCTTTAAAAAGCTTAtttatcattaatttaaaaatacataaagatcTCATAAgcttaaaatggaaagaaattagcTTTTTGAACAACTCACTGAACAGTCCTGAGTTTTCTCATGTGGCCATGGCTCAGCGCTCTCTCACAGAGCAGTACCAGCCTGTGGACCACTGAGTTTCGTAGTTTGATTAGGTGGTCAGGCCAGCTGTGATCCCCAGATATCTCTCTCCACAAGAATGCTACACCTGCTACTGGGATCATCCAGGCCCTGGCTGGTCAAAGCGGGATCCACAGGCTAAGACTTCTGGCATCACCAGGGAGCTGGTTAGACATGCAGGCCTCCTGATGCACTCCAGAGTTGCTGtatttgaatgttcagtttaACAAGTTCTTGGGTGCGTATTATATATATcacagtttgagaaacactgagttAAGAAACATCCTTTGGTCCTTGGGTGCCTTGGTCCAAAGACATTGCTAAGAACAGAGTATGGATGAGCTCTGCCTTTCTCTGTATGTCATTTTTCTGTTCTCTCATAAAgttatattttgtatttgaatTATGACCTTTAGTTCTTGTCTCTAAAGACTGATTAGTGTAATATACCCATGGGACAATCTTctttccttatttcaaaatttttaggGTGAGAAAATTTACTATCATTCCTGAGTTGTCTACAAGGGTAGAAATTATTCTCAGTTTTCtagacagaaaaacaaaggataGAAGTGACCCCCTTGGCCAGGTTTGATTTGCCTGCCTAACGCAACTACAGCACCTGAACATCCCCTTAAATTTATCAAAATCTACCTTAACTCACCATGACTGTCTATATCTCCTGAAAAATTAAAGGGTAAATGAGGGACTAGTCTTATTCACTGCTACATAACCATATTTCACACTTTCCTGACAAACAGTAGAAAATATGTGTTtaatgaagaggtggcaagaatacacagaagaactatacaaacaagatcttcatgacggagataaccatgatggtgtgatcactcacctagagtcagacatcctggaatgtgaagtcaagtgggccttaggaaagcatcactatgaacaaagctagtggaggtgaaggaattccagttgagctatttcaaatcctaaaagatgatgctgttaaagtgctgcactcaatatgccagcaaatctggaaaactcagcagtggccacaggactggaaaaggtcagttttcagtgctggagagggtgtggagaaaagggaaccctcttacactgttggtgggaatgtaaactagtacagccactatggagaacagtgtggagattccttaaaaaactggaagtagaactgccttatgacccagcaatcccactgctgggcatacacaccaaggaaaccagaattgaaagagacacgtgtaccccaatgttcatcacagcactgtttataatagtcaggacatggaagcaacctagatgtctatcagcagatgaatggataagaaagctgtggtacatatacacaatggagtattactcagccattaaaaagaatacatttgaatcagttctaatgaggtggatgaaactggagcctattatacagagtgaagtaagccagaaagaaaaacaccaatacagtatactaacacatatatatggaatttagaaagatggtaacgataaccctgtatgtgagacagcaaaagagacacagatgtatagaacagacttttggactctgtgggagagggagagggtggggtgatttgggagaatggcattgaaacatgtataatatcatgtaagaaacgaatccccagtctaggttcgatgcaggatacaggatgcttggggctggtgcactgggatgacccagagagatggtatggggagggaggtgggttcaggattgggaactcatgtatacccatggtggattcatgttgatgtatggcaaaaccaatacagtattgtaaagtaaaataaaaaaaaaaggtcagttttcattccaatcccaaagaaaggcaacgccaaagaatgttcaactaccacacaactgaaATCATCTCACtccttagcaaagtaatgttcaaaattctccaagccaggcttcaacagtacgtgaaccatgaatatccagatgttcaaactagatttagaaaaggcagaggaaccagagatcaaattgccaacatctgttggatcactgaaaaagcaagagaattccagaaatacatatacttccgctttattgactatgccaaagcctttgactgtgtggatcacaataaactgtgggaaattcttcaaaagacgggaataccagaccacctgacctgccccttaagaaatctgtatgcaggacaggaagtatcagttagaactggacgtggaacaacagactggttccaaatggggaaaggagtatgtcaaggctgtatattgtcaccctgcttatttaacttatatgcagagtacatcaggcaaaatgcctggctggatgaagcacaagctggaatcaagattgctgggagaaatatcaataacctcagatatgcagatgataccacccttagggcagaaagtgaagaagatctaaagagcttcttgatgaaagtgaagcagaagagtgaaaaagctggcttaaaactcaacattcagaaaacgaagatcatggcatctggtcccatcacttcatggcaaatagatggggaaacaatggaaacagtgagagactatttttgggggggctccagaatcactgcagatggtgactgcagacatgaaattaaaagacgcttgtcccttgagagaaaagttatgaccaacctagacagcatattaaaaagcagagacattactttgccaacaaaggtccatcaagtaa
The genomic region above belongs to Budorcas taxicolor isolate Tak-1 chromosome 18, Takin1.1, whole genome shotgun sequence and contains:
- the ADAT1 gene encoding tRNA-specific adenosine deaminase 1 codes for the protein MWTADEIAQLCYEHYGSRLPKQGKPEPYHEWTLLAAVVKIQPTADQACDRSDGPVQVTKEVVSMGTGTKCIGQSKMRKSGDILNDSHAEVIARRSFQRYLLHQLHLAAALKEDSIFLPGSQRGLWKLRPDLLFVFFSSHTPCGDASIIPMLEFEDQPCCPVSRDWASNPSVETSDNLEAPEDKRKCEDPESPVTKKMRLEPRTPGGTAHCQSFGSQEKGPNPPSVSGSNLTAEELASVTGMTPSGAQVVDVYRTGAKCVPGEAGDSGKPGAAYHQVGLLRVKPGRGDRTCSMSCSDKLARWNILGCQGALLMHFLEEPIYLSAVVIGKCPYSQEAMQRALIGRCQNVSALPEGFGVQEVKIQQSDLLFGQSRCAVQTRKADSPGRLVPCGAAISWSAVPEQPLDVTANGFPQGTTKKGIGRLQARSRISKVELFRSFQKLLSSISEDKWPDSLRAQKLATYQEYKEAASTYQEAWSALRKQAFGSWIRNPPDYHQFK